AATTGAGGTCAATGATATTGATGTCTAGCAgaggtgttcataaccgaaccaatccaatacAAACTGAAAAATCAATCCAAAaaaaccgaaatccaatcaaaccgaaaaccgaacggaTCCAAAATTGAGAAAACCGAAATTTtttattggattggattggattttggatttgattccaaaatccaatccaaaccgaataTTTACAAATacatataattttatttgtacATATATCATATCTTTCGTACTTacatatttatgtttttataagTTTATAGAATTATTATATAACACATGCTTATTTATATGAAGATATATTTGAGTAAATAAAATTCCAagtaataatttgaaaaatatgcGTTAGAGTGAACATATATTTGAAAATATGCCATCTATTATAgaggattaatttttttttccttcttatttTAGAGGTACTTGATATTTATAGCTTCTTTGAAAAACcgaaatccaatccaatccaaactgaTAAAAGTTGGATCGGatttacaaaaagaaaacaaccgATTGGATGATGTAGTGACAAAACTAAAGTGATTGGATCGGATGAATTTTTCCctcaaaaccgaaccaatccaaaccgcGAACACCCCTAATTAGAATTTGGGAACCTACTCAACTTAACAAATAGGTCAAGATATGAGAATTATCTTTCCATATATATAAAGACTATTTTAATCATAACCAAGCAACAAATGGGGAAGGGAAGCAAACTTAAGTTAAAAGCAACTACACGCAGTGATCTTTGTGAAAAGTTTATTTGGTTTTCTGTGAGTCATTTATGGTTTCTCCTTTATTGTGCTGTGGCATCTAAAGTGATTGTCACCCATGCTATTTAAAAGAGTGGGGAGAGCTCTACATTGTGCATAGCATAAAGAAATTTTCATCCTATGGTCCAAAAAGAAGAGCGCATGCCAATCCTATATGGTTTAACTAATGAGTAGTATCATATTCATATGGTCCTCCCTTGAAGCTTCATTGATTACTGTGGAGGTGGTACTGAGTGACTTCAAGTAATAGCAATGCTTATTTTCTGACAGAACCAAACATTTCATTCATGAAGCTAGCTTTTCTAATATAACCTTATCAATTTTTACAACTATATTTGCATTGACCTAACAAGTTATTCCAAAATTGGATGACCTGCTTTCGTCCTGAGTTGGTAATCAATAAATGGGGTTGCTGTATGtagtttaaagtttaaacaatcaacCAGTAGTGTACATTCTACATTAACTAGTGATAGAATTTAGTAGGTAAATACTACAAGAAAAATAGCAATATCTGGATAGCTGGCATTTGTAAATTGTTTAGTAGATCTTAAACTCTATTTGTCTCATTCATCAGTCAATTCATTGTATTATGTCATTGTACTTTTGCACTGGGGATGAGATTGAATCAAAATTAAATGAGCTATGTCTAAAAATTGTCTATTATAGACAGGAGTTTCATTTATTAAATAGGTTTAGGTGATGTGTAATTATTTGTAGAAATTTGTAACCAAGACTCCTGATGCATCATAAATTACCAATTGACCAGTCTGCataataaaagttaaaaaattgGCATCTGCATATATGCAAAGCATTCTATTAGAGTGGGTGGCAGGGTGTATATATAGTATACAATTAGTCAattatagtaataataattGTGACACACTTAACAGTCACATGAATCCCTCTTTCACAATTTGAATTAGCAGAGCATGTGAATGAAGCAGGACACTCACACAAGTCCTCTGTTCCCTTGTGATATAGTATCATATATCACCTCCCTCCACATTCATTTCTTGTCGTTTCTTTCTCCTTCCCTCTCGACTCTCGTGTTTTCTGGGAGACTGCAGACAGAACTACTAACACGGGCatatttgtatttatttatgtattatttatatatgctCAACTTAACACCCCCTTTCACACTCTAAGTCCAATGGTGCAAGATATTCCATCCTGTTGTCACatatttttcttccttcttcttctacttCGCCCTTCTTCCGTTTCTCCTCTCTATGGTAAGTTAATTATAATTGCTATACTCCTTAACTTCCCTGACCAACTAGTTTGAGAATCAAATTTGAAAtcaataatattattcatcaactagttttttttatttctgtGTTGCAGATGGGCCCCTATATGATTTTACTGCTTACACTGAGGTAATTAAAATACAAGCATTTCATGTTCATTCTTTGATGGAAAATTTAAAGGACTACTTGTGCTGTGTCATTGTGTGTGTTGACACTTGACAGTGTAAAGAACATCCTGAGAAGCCACTTTACGGAGGAGGAATCTTCAAAAGAGAGTCTCAGTACTCTCAAAGTGGTGCTGTTGTTGAAGATAGATTTGCCTCCAAAGCTGTCAATGGCTACATGCCTTCACTGCTTCTCAACAATCTCACTCAGGCCACCATCTACTCTTTTTCCAGTTAGCTCATGTTCTTTACACTCTTTCCATTACTTCATTTTTTAGCTTAAAAAACagtcattttttaattaaaaaaattaaatatttatttaaaaaagaaaattccGTTGCCGGGACTTGAACCCGGGTCTCTCGGGTGAGAGCCGAGTATCCTGACCAACTAGACTACAACGGAATGTTGATGATTAGCAAAAATATAAGTAATTATTTCTAAACATCATTTTTTCACAGTATGGGTGAGGGTTCAAGGTTCAAATTCAGCTATGATAAGGGCCAGCCTGCAAGGGGAAAAAGATGCATTTGTTTGCATTGGGACAGTTTCGGCTAAGAGTGGATGCTGGTCGTTTCTGAAAGGTGGATTTGTTCTGGATTCACCTTCTAATTTATCTACAATCTTCATTCAGGTACCTTGCTTTTTTTCATCATTTCATTCAGTGTTATAACTTTTCACCTTCATTAGTGATTTGCTTTAAGATATTTGGTAATTTATGCAGAATGCTGGTGGTAATGATGTCAATATAGATATAGCAAGCCCCTCACTCCAGCCATTTACCAAGCAGCAATGGAGAATCAATCAAGAATATATAATTAATCATGTGAGGACAAGAAATTTCACTTCATTATTTGAGCAAAACAATGGAATGCATAGTTGTTGCTTCTTTTTACTCACCATGTTCAAACAACCAAACTAATAGCGCTAATGGGTTTAGCTTTAACTAACCAATTTAGGTTCCAAAATTATTTCTAGCATTTGTATCTTTTTAACCTATGTATTGGCTTTTGTACATACAATGTAACCAAACAAATACTAACTAGATGTTTGGTTTCACGATTTGCACATAGTCCAATACACGTTTACTCAAAAACTAAGACCTGAATCCTCTAACCAGAAATGATTCTAAAGCAGTTCACTGTGGAACTAAACATGCTATGAACTGATCAAAAAGTGATTTTGTTGCGAAGACTCTCTCAATGAAGTAGGAAAAAAACAACAAAGTTATGTGCTTATAGAGCAAACagctgaaggaagaagaatttaatCTTGTTTCCCTCTTGCATTTGATAGCAAAGAAAGCGTGCCGTCACTATTCATGTCTCAGATGCTAAAGGAATGAAATTGCAAGGAGCTGCTATCTCTATAGAACAAATCTCAAAAGACTTTCCTATTGGATCTGCCATAGCAAAGACCATTCTTGGAAACTTACCCTATCAGGTTTGCAAttgaatattttacatgtaccCCATCATCCACAACATAGTAACAAAATAAGCCTCATTCATCTGTTTGTACAGAATTGGTTTGTGAAGCGGTTCAATGCTGCAGTCTTTGAAAATGAGCTCAAATGGTATGCCACTGAGCCTCATCAAGGCCAGGTCAATTACACAATTTCAGACCAGATGCTGCAGTTCTTGAGAGCCAACAAAATCATAGCTAGAGGGCACAATATATTCTGGGAAGACCCTAAATACACTCCAGCATGGGTTCTCAACCTTACTGGTATTCAGTTACGATCTGCGGTGAACTCCCGAATACACAGTCTCATGAACCAATACAAAGAAGAGTTCATACACTGGGATGTCAGCAATGAAATGCTTCATTTTGATTTCTACGAGCAAAAGCTTGGACCTGATGCCACATTGCACTTCTTTGAGACTGCACATAAGTCAGATCCTTTAGCAACCCTATTTATGAATGACTTCAATGTTGTGGAAACATGCAGTGATGTAAATTCCACTGTTGACGCTTTTATCTCAAAGATAAGAGAACTTCAACAAAATGGTGTCTTCATGGATGGAATTGGCTTGGAGGGTCACTTTACAACACCAAATCCTCCCCTTATCAGAGCTATCTTAGACAAGTTGGCAACACTAGATCTTCCTATTTGGCTTACTGAGGTTGATATAAGCAAGACACTTGATCAAGATACACAGGTGAGCAAGAGAAATTCAAATTCTCATATATATAAATGAACAAAATTAAAATGGAATTGCCTTTTTTTTGCCTTATTGAATTAATCTCTTTGTTGTTGCTTAGGCAATTTATTTGGAACAAGTGTTGAGGGAAGGCTTCTCTTATCCTTCTGTGAATGGGATAATGCTTTGGACTGCACTTCATCCAAATGGGTGCTACCAAATGTGCCTCACAGACAATGATTTCAGAAACCTCCCATCAGGTGATGTGGTAGACAAACTTCTTGAAGAGTGGCATACTGGTCTTGTAGAGGGAGTTGCAGATAAACAAGGTTCCCACAGCTTTTATGGGTTCTTGGGAGAGTATAGAATTAGTGTCAAGTATGGCAACAGGACTACAAGTTCAACATTCTCGCTCAGTGGAGGTGATGAAACTAGACATTTCACTGTTACATTGTGAAACTTTTCTTTTATGTAAGAGACTGCTAACTTAACTAGAAACTCTAGTTTCAAATTCAAATGCTATCATAGATTAATACATCTTTGTGACGTTTGTTACATTTTTGTTCTTCATGCACACTAAAATTTGTATCCCTTTGTAATTTGTATTACTGTATTAGTATCCACACTTGCTGTTCAGCTTG
This is a stretch of genomic DNA from Lotus japonicus ecotype B-129 chromosome 1, LjGifu_v1.2. It encodes these proteins:
- the LOC130729083 gene encoding endo-1,4-beta-xylanase 5, which translates into the protein MVQDIPSCCHIFFFLLLLLRPSSVSPLYDGPLYDFTAYTECKEHPEKPLYGGGIFKRESQYSQSGAVVEDRFASKAVNGYMPSLLLNNLTQATIYSFSIWVRVQGSNSAMIRASLQGEKDAFVCIGTVSAKSGCWSFLKGGFVLDSPSNLSTIFIQNAGGNDVNIDIASPSLQPFTKQQWRINQEYIINHQRKRAVTIHVSDAKGMKLQGAAISIEQISKDFPIGSAIAKTILGNLPYQNWFVKRFNAAVFENELKWYATEPHQGQVNYTISDQMLQFLRANKIIARGHNIFWEDPKYTPAWVLNLTGIQLRSAVNSRIHSLMNQYKEEFIHWDVSNEMLHFDFYEQKLGPDATLHFFETAHKSDPLATLFMNDFNVVETCSDVNSTVDAFISKIRELQQNGVFMDGIGLEGHFTTPNPPLIRAILDKLATLDLPIWLTEVDISKTLDQDTQAIYLEQVLREGFSYPSVNGIMLWTALHPNGCYQMCLTDNDFRNLPSGDVVDKLLEEWHTGLVEGVADKQGSHSFYGFLGEYRISVKYGNRTTSSTFSLSGGDETRHFTVTL